The Phragmites australis chromosome 1, lpPhrAust1.1, whole genome shotgun sequence genomic interval GGGTTCCTTTAAGGGATTGAAACAAGTTCGAAGGATTGTAGAGGATTGCTTAAAGAATATAAAGCATCCAGTGTACCACATCAAGGTGACTGGTTTGGCccttccaaatatttttttgaaaagtgATGTTAACAGGAAACAAACTGTTTGTTGCTTACCGCCTACTGCCAAACTATATAGGAACTCCTAATCAAACGTGAGCTAGCTAAAAATCCTTCTCTAGCCACTGAAAGCTGGGATAGGTTTCTCCCAAAGTTCAAGAAGTAAGTGACTTGCATCTTATTTCTATTAGAGGGTCAATACCAAGTATATTATATGTATGTGATTCTTTGTCGCTTCTTATTTTTCAGGAAGAATGTGAAGCAGAAGAAGCCTCAAACTAAGGAGAAGAAGCCATACACACCCTTTCCGCCGCCTCAACAGCTTAGCAAGGTAATGTCCAAGTTATATTTTTCATTTCAATTTTAAGTCACTGTACTGGTTGTATACAACATTCATAACCAGTGTACTAGTGATTATTAGGGGTTATCAGTTCTGTCCTGCAACTTGTGCTTATGTCAGATGTCCGTCCATGCATGTTACTTGAAGTTGGAGTGAACAGCTTCCATAGGCTATATATAGCTTCcttatttgtcttgtattgcgTGGGTGTACTAGTTGAAAGTGCTTCATATTGTTTGCTAGTTTCCTTTTGCATATTGTACCCGGGATTGATCTATCATTCTGGATTTTGTAGATTGATCTTGAACTTGAGAGTGGTGAGTATTTCATGAGTGACAAAAAGAAATCAGCCAAGAAATGGCAAGAGAAGCTGGAGAAGCAAGCAGGGAAATccgaagaaaacaaaagaaagagggAGGCTGTGTTTGTTCCTCCAAAGGTTGGAATAAATTCCCTTTTTTGGTATTGTTTCATTTCTCCTTTTGCATTCATGATTACACATAAGTTGTTATTTGTTGCAGGAGAACACTGCAGGTCCATCTGAATCTGACAAGACTACCAATGACAATAATGAGATAGCCGATATAGCCAAGTCCTTAAAGGTACACTGTTATTGTTTTTTCGTGCTTAGTATATCAACAACTGTTGTTATTGTTAACCTGTTTTGGAGTATTGGATGCTTTTTCGTTAACATGGTCACCCCACCTATCATCCTGAATTTTATTCTCTATTTGCAGAAAAAGGCAAAGGAATTCAGAAGGAATGAGGCACAAGAAAATGTCAGAGCTGAATCCTATCTCGCAAGTACTGAAGAACCACGCCCAAAAAAGAAGCACAAGTCAACCAAGTCCAAGTAGCCATAACCCGAATGCATCACGAGAGTGGCTTCTATGGTAAATCTTCGCCAAAAGGACTAGTCGAGCCATTTCTATAAGTCGGCCGTGCATACAATTAACCCATGAGAGTGCAAGAGTTTCTATTGAAGATGATAGAACAAAAATCTGAACATTTTTTGCTCTTGATGCAAAAGTTGCTCTGCACGGTTTGTGGTCTGTGGGCAGCTGTCCTCGGGCTGATGAACATC includes:
- the LOC133919186 gene encoding KRR1 small subunit processome component homolog, with translation MASEDEANAAEAEAPEGKQWRRKGKHDKPKPWDEDPNIDHWKIEKFDPAWNETGMLEVSSFSTLFPQYREKYLQEVWPIVKGALKEFGVSCELNLVEGSMTVSTTRKTRDPYIIVKSRELIKLLSRSVPAPQAIKILNDEMSCDIMKIGSLVRNKERFVKRRERLLGPNLSTLKAIEILTGCYILVQGNTVAAMGSFKGLKQVRRIVEDCLKNIKHPVYHIKELLIKRELAKNPSLATESWDRFLPKFKKKNVKQKKPQTKEKKPYTPFPPPQQLSKIDLELESGEYFMSDKKKSAKKWQEKLEKQAGKSEENKRKREAVFVPPKENTAGPSESDKTTNDNNEIADIAKSLKKKAKEFRRNEAQENVRAESYLASTEEPRPKKKHKSTKSK